The following are from one region of the Carassius gibelio isolate Cgi1373 ecotype wild population from Czech Republic chromosome A13, carGib1.2-hapl.c, whole genome shotgun sequence genome:
- the LOC128026238 gene encoding piggyBac transposable element-derived protein 5-like isoform X2, giving the protein MTEFLQIWIRGPTQRIPATATAMDFFQLFVPDNVIQNMVTQTNMYAKKYQERFGSDEGWTNVTLTEMKAFLGYVTSTSVNRCESVLSIWSSGFFSNRSIALKMSQARFEKILKYFHIVAFRSSQGGSQGLYKIQPFLDSLQQSFASSFRPSQTQVLHEPLIDEDPVFITTCTERELRKRKKRKFSLWVRQCSSTGFICQIYVHLKEGPGPDGLDTLKNKPQLHSLVAKQLCQNLAGRNAIIFTGPSITSLNLFQEFEKQGIYCCGLLSTRKSDCTGLPQSMLINTESPQQRGQSHIKMRGNLSIINWYNKGNFRFLTNAYPPTKEGVIIKRKSGEIPCPLAVEAFAAHLSYICKYDDKYSKYFIFHKPNKTWQQVFWLTISITINNAYILYKMSDAYHVKRYSRAQFGERLVKELLEMDDCSPTQ; this is encoded by the exons ATGACAGAATTCCTTCAAATATGGATCAGGG GTCCGACACAGAGAATTCCTGCCACTGCCACAGCCATGGACTTCTTCCAGTTGTTTGTCCCTGACAACGTCATTCAGAACATGGTGACCCAGACCAACATGTATGCCAAGAAGTACCAGGAGCGCTTTGGCAGCGATGAAGGATGGACCAATGTGACGCTGACTGAGATGAAGGCCTTTCTGGGCTATGTAACTTCTACTAGCGTGAACCGTTGCGAGTCAGTGCTGAGCATCTGGAGCAGTGGATTCTTCAGTAACCGCAGCATCGCGCTCAAGATGAGCCAGGCACGGTTCGAGAAGATCCTCAAGTACTTCCACATCGTAGCCTTCCGCTCCAGCCAAGGTGGCAGTCAGGGCCTCTATAAGATCCAACCCTTCCTGGACTCTCTCCAGCAGAGCTTTGCCTCGTCCTTCAGGCCCTCACAGACACAG GTCCTCCATGAGCCCTTGATTGATGAGGACCCCGTGTTCATTACCACATGTACAGAGAGGGAGCTGCgcaagaggaagaagagaaagtTCAGCCTGTGGGTGCGACAGTGCAGCTCCACTGGTTTCATCTGTCAG ATCTATGTCCATCTGAAAGAGGGTCCAGGTCCAGATGGTTTAGACACGTTGAAAAATAAACCCCAGCTTCACAGTCTGGTGGCCAAGCAGCTCTGTCAGAATCTGGCTGGCCGTAATGCAATCATCTTCACTGGCCCAAGCATCACAAGTCTAAACTTGTTTCAGGAGTTTGAGAAACAGG GCATCTACTGCTGCGGGTTGTTGAGCACCAGGAAGAGCGATTGCACAGGTCTTCCTCAGTCAATGCTGATCAATACCGAGTCTCCTCAGCAACGTGGCCAGTCTCACATTAAGATGAGAGGAAATTTGTCAATAATCAACTGGTACAACAAAGGCAACTTCAGGTTCCTCACAAATGCCTACCCTCCCACTAAAGAAG GGGTGATCATTAAGAGGAAGAGTGGAGAAATCCCATGCCCCCTTGCTGTGGAGGCCTTTGCTGCGCACCTCAGTTACATCTGCAAATATGATGACAAGTACAGCAA GTACTTCATTTTCCACAAGCCTAATAAGACCTGGCAACAGGTGTTTTGGCTGACCATCAGCATCACCATCAACAATGCCTATATTCTTTACAAGATGTCAGACGCCTACCACGTCAAACGCTACAGCCGGGCACAGTTCGGCGAGAGGCTGGTTAAGGAGCTCCTGGAGATGGATGACTGCTCACCCACTCAGTGA
- the LOC128026234 gene encoding conserved oligomeric Golgi complex subunit 2, translated as MTLPKGPDSLCFDKDEFMKDDFDVDKFVADCRKRVQLEEMREDLEQYYRLLKTAMVELINKDYADFVNLSTNLVGMDKALNQLSVPLGQLREEVLSLRSSVNEVIEAIDTQLSKQDDIKKKKLCVLRLIQVVRSVEKIEKILHQNTKDSTSLETSSPLLAGQILERIATEFNQLQFHAVQSKGMPLLDKVRPRIAGITAMLQQSLEGLLIQGLQTSNIEIIRHCLRTYATIDKTRDAEALVGQVLVKPYMDEVIVDQFVKSNPNGLKMMYTKLLEFVPHHCRLLREVTGGAISSDKADIVPGYDFLVNSVWPEIIRGVEERVPSLFNPGNPDAFYERYTVSMDFVRKFERQCGSQASVKRLRAHPCYQSFQNKWNLPVYFQLRFKEIAGSLENAISDGLEAAPAGSSYHLQVTEVLWSCVCRSWADQVYLSPLAHRFWKLTLQLISRYTTFLTEVLTKTPPPDTSKDSIRPLPSSASSTSSRTSQDADSETGGPTVLSTKKLVFIAADVDKLQGQIPDISEMIKAKLESIGFKNFAVVSEALQDSSASLSSCVPTLNSRMTQHLTERSIRFLKNASEVPRLYRRTNKEVPTRASAYMDNALQPLHQLVTNSKNVVKDSIIQEWLRVTLSDCTHRYFETISDVLSSVRKMEESLKRLKQARKTTTPSTMGINAGPSDDSKIRLQLALDVEYLGEQIEKMGLQPSDITMFSSLLELVQEARDLASAEQTGS; from the exons ATGACGTTACCAAAGGGACCCGATTCTCTGTGTTTCGACAAAGACGAATTTATGAAG GATGACTTCGACGTGGACAAATTTGTGGCTGATTGCAGAAAGCGTGTCCAGCTGGAAGAGATGCGTGAAGATCTGGAGCAATATTACAGGCTTCTCAAAACAGCCATGGTCGAGCTTATCAATAAAGACTATGCAGATTTTGTTAACCTGTCCACAAATCTT GTTGGAATGGATAAAGCCCTTAATCAGCTCTCTGTCCCTCTAGGCCAGTTACGGGAAGAGGTGCTG AGTTTGAGATCGTCTGTGAATGAAGTTATTGAAGCTATAGACACCCAGCTGTCCAAGCaagatgacattaaaaaaaaaaag CTCTGTGTGTTAAGACTCATCCAAGTTGTGAGATCAGTGGAGAAGATCGAGAAAATTCTTCACCAAAACACTAAGGATTCAACATCACTTGAGACCAGCAG TCCTCTTCTGGCAGGTCAGATCCTAGAGCGGATTGCCACAGAGTTCAACCAGTTACAGTTTCATGCAGTCCAGAGCAAAGGAATGCCATTGCTTGATAAAGTCCGACCG AGAATAGCAGGCATCACAGCCATGCTTCAGCAGTCACTGGAAGGCTTACTGATCCAAGGCCTGCAGACGTCGAATATAGAAATCATACGGCATTGCCTCAGGACATATGCTACCATAGATAAGACGAGGGATGCAGAGGCACTGGTCGGACAGGTCTTAGTCAAACCGTACATGGATGAG GTTATAGTTGATCAGTTTGTTAAGTCCAACCCCAACGGTCTTAAGATGATGTACACCAAGCTGTTGGAGTTTGTGCCTCACCATTGTCGACTGCTGCGAGAGGTGACTGGTGGGGCAATCTCTAG TGATAAAGCAGACATTGTTCCAGGATATGACTTCCTGGTGAACTCCGTTTGGCCTGAGATCATTAGAGGTGTTGAGGAAAGAGTCCCTTCCCTTTTCAATCCTGGGAACCCAGATGCATTTTATGAG AGATACACTGTCAGCATGGATTTTGTTCGTAAGTTTGAAAGGCAGTGTGGCTCCCAGGCCAGCGTAAAGAGGCTGCGAGCACATCCGTGCTACCAGAGCTTCCAGAACAAATGGAACCTGCCGGTGTACTTCCAGCTGCG GTTCAAGGAGATTGCTGGAAGTCTAGAAAATGCCATTTCTGATGGACTAGAGGCAGCTCCAG CGGGCAGCAGCTACCACCTGCAGGTGACCGAAGTGTTGTGGAGCTGTGTGTGCAGGAGCTGGGCTGACCAGGTGTACCTGTCACCGCTTGCTCATAGATTTTGGAAACTAACGCTTCAGCTGATTTCCAGATACACCACCTTTCTCACAGAG GTCCTAACGAAAACACCCCCTCCAGACACTAGCAAAGATTCGATACGACCACTCCCAAGTTCTGCCTCCTCCACATCCAGCCGGACATCACAGGATGCTGACAGCGAAACTGGCGGCCCCACTGTTTTATCTACCAAGAAGCTCGTCTTCATCGCAGCCGATGTTGATAAGTTACAAGGACAg ATTCCAGATATATCTGAGATGATCAAGGCAAAATTGGAGAGTATTGGGTTCAAAAACTTTGCCGTTGTTTCAG AAGCCTTGCAGGATTCCAGTGCATCCCTGTCCAGCTGCGTCCCCACACTAAACAGCAGAATGACTCAGCATCTAACAGAAAGGAGCATTCGTTTCCTGAAAAACGCTTCGGAAGTCCCAAGACTTTATCGAAGGACTAACAAG GAAGTGCCCACCAGAGCCTCAGCCTATATGGACAACGCACTTCAGCCACTCCATCAGCTGGTGACCAACTCCAAAAATGTGGTGAAAGACTCCATTATCCAGGAGTGGCTGCGGGTCACACTCTCAGACTGCACCCACAG GTATTTTGAGACTATATCAGATGTGCTAAGCTCAGTGAGGAAAATGGAGGAAAGTCTAAAGAGGTTGAAACAGGCTAGGAAAACGACCACCCCCAGCACCATGGGCATCAATGCAGGACCATCAGATGACAGTAAGATCCGCCTGCAGCTGGCGCTGGATGTGGAGTATCTTGGAGAGCAG aTTGAGAAGATGGGTCTTCAGCCAAGTGACATCACCATGTTCTCTTCTCTGCTGGAACTGGTACAGGAAGCAAGAGATCTCGCTTCAGCAGAGCAGACGGGGTCCTAA
- the LOC128026238 gene encoding piggyBac transposable element-derived protein 5-like isoform X1, whose amino-acid sequence MAECERKGLSLLEEARSRYESLQISDDVFGESGDDSSENPFYSTSGDSNSDNYTETNPDDARAGETRGQSCGPPGSVSNGQAQEEGWSDSLQNLSVPHYQDTHGPTQRIPATATAMDFFQLFVPDNVIQNMVTQTNMYAKKYQERFGSDEGWTNVTLTEMKAFLGYVTSTSVNRCESVLSIWSSGFFSNRSIALKMSQARFEKILKYFHIVAFRSSQGGSQGLYKIQPFLDSLQQSFASSFRPSQTQVLHEPLIDEDPVFITTCTERELRKRKKRKFSLWVRQCSSTGFICQIYVHLKEGPGPDGLDTLKNKPQLHSLVAKQLCQNLAGRNAIIFTGPSITSLNLFQEFEKQGIYCCGLLSTRKSDCTGLPQSMLINTESPQQRGQSHIKMRGNLSIINWYNKGNFRFLTNAYPPTKEGVIIKRKSGEIPCPLAVEAFAAHLSYICKYDDKYSKYFIFHKPNKTWQQVFWLTISITINNAYILYKMSDAYHVKRYSRAQFGERLVKELLEMDDCSPTQ is encoded by the exons ATGGCGGAGTGTGAAAGGAAAGGACTCTCGCTTCTCGAGGAAGCGCGATCTCGCTACGAGAGCCTGCAGATTTCCGATGATGTGTTCGGGGAGTCGGGAGACGACAGCAGCGAAAACCCCTTTTACAGTACATCAGGAGATTCAAATTCGGATAACTACACGGAGACGAACCCGGACGATGCCAGAGCAGGTGAAACTAGGGGTCAAAGCTGCGGTCCCCCCGGTTCAGTCTCCAACGGGCAGGCGCAGGAGGAGGGCTGGAGCGACTCGCTACAGAACCTCAGTGTGCCCCACTATCAGGACACGCATG GTCCGACACAGAGAATTCCTGCCACTGCCACAGCCATGGACTTCTTCCAGTTGTTTGTCCCTGACAACGTCATTCAGAACATGGTGACCCAGACCAACATGTATGCCAAGAAGTACCAGGAGCGCTTTGGCAGCGATGAAGGATGGACCAATGTGACGCTGACTGAGATGAAGGCCTTTCTGGGCTATGTAACTTCTACTAGCGTGAACCGTTGCGAGTCAGTGCTGAGCATCTGGAGCAGTGGATTCTTCAGTAACCGCAGCATCGCGCTCAAGATGAGCCAGGCACGGTTCGAGAAGATCCTCAAGTACTTCCACATCGTAGCCTTCCGCTCCAGCCAAGGTGGCAGTCAGGGCCTCTATAAGATCCAACCCTTCCTGGACTCTCTCCAGCAGAGCTTTGCCTCGTCCTTCAGGCCCTCACAGACACAG GTCCTCCATGAGCCCTTGATTGATGAGGACCCCGTGTTCATTACCACATGTACAGAGAGGGAGCTGCgcaagaggaagaagagaaagtTCAGCCTGTGGGTGCGACAGTGCAGCTCCACTGGTTTCATCTGTCAG ATCTATGTCCATCTGAAAGAGGGTCCAGGTCCAGATGGTTTAGACACGTTGAAAAATAAACCCCAGCTTCACAGTCTGGTGGCCAAGCAGCTCTGTCAGAATCTGGCTGGCCGTAATGCAATCATCTTCACTGGCCCAAGCATCACAAGTCTAAACTTGTTTCAGGAGTTTGAGAAACAGG GCATCTACTGCTGCGGGTTGTTGAGCACCAGGAAGAGCGATTGCACAGGTCTTCCTCAGTCAATGCTGATCAATACCGAGTCTCCTCAGCAACGTGGCCAGTCTCACATTAAGATGAGAGGAAATTTGTCAATAATCAACTGGTACAACAAAGGCAACTTCAGGTTCCTCACAAATGCCTACCCTCCCACTAAAGAAG GGGTGATCATTAAGAGGAAGAGTGGAGAAATCCCATGCCCCCTTGCTGTGGAGGCCTTTGCTGCGCACCTCAGTTACATCTGCAAATATGATGACAAGTACAGCAA GTACTTCATTTTCCACAAGCCTAATAAGACCTGGCAACAGGTGTTTTGGCTGACCATCAGCATCACCATCAACAATGCCTATATTCTTTACAAGATGTCAGACGCCTACCACGTCAAACGCTACAGCCGGGCACAGTTCGGCGAGAGGCTGGTTAAGGAGCTCCTGGAGATGGATGACTGCTCACCCACTCAGTGA